From a single Entelurus aequoreus isolate RoL-2023_Sb linkage group LG12, RoL_Eaeq_v1.1, whole genome shotgun sequence genomic region:
- the rgp1 gene encoding RAB6A-GEF complex partner protein 2, giving the protein MIEVVASMARGPVFLAGELMECLITFRNPMSHFSTSASSEMLAWASAQIHCQFHASENRVSLPSQGNKQDVQAESDTVLIPSRGERGQCVLDTPPKILFCDLCLDPGESKTYSYSEVVPIDGPPSFRGQAVKYVYKLTIGCQRVNSPIKLLRVPFRVLVLQGMPEPSFAQDDEVSPSNPFLEEEEASRRDARPLERALDMLMVSTSRRCPHMFNITNVRGKVAKFCIFKTVYRLGEDIIGTFNFSEGDIPCLQYSVSLQSEEEIQQEYQRRPGQALSVTGHGRHLESCLHTASSHFSLHAPLNVTPGFSTDIVTLRWRLHFEFVTAREPVELPTVLRNESKVTVWTGAEHVEVDTFSWDLPIKILPTNPALASYESQFTGSNSINI; this is encoded by the exons ATGATCGAGGTGGTGGCCTCCATGGCGCGGGGCCCCGTCTTTCTGGCCGGGGAACTAATGGAGTGTCTCATTACCTTCAGGAATCCTATGTCACACTTCTCTACCTCTGCAAGCAG TGAGATGTTGGCGTGGGCAAGTGCCCAGATTCACTGCCAGTTCCACGCCAGTGAGAACAGGGTGAGCCttccaagccagggaaacaagcAGGATGTTCAGGCTGAAAGTGACACAGTACTCATTCCAAGCAGAG GCGAGAGAGGGCAGTGTGTTCTGGACACACCACCCAAGATCTTATTCTGTGACCTGTGTCTGGATCCAGGAGAGAGCAAAACCT ATTCATATAGCGAGGTAGTACCCATCGATGGCCCTCCCAGCTTCCGGGGCCAGGCGGTGAAGTACGTCTACAAACTCACCATCGGCTGTCAGAGGGTTAACTCTCCCATTAAACTCCTCAGAGTTCCCTTTAGAGTTCTGGTTCTGCAGG GCATGCCAGAACCCTCATTCGCTCAGGACGATGAAGTTTCTCCATCAAACCCCTTCCTGGAGGAAGAGGAAGCAAGTCGGAGGGATGCTCGGCCGTTGGAGAGAGCACTAGACATGCTCATGGTCTCCACATCTAGACGCTGCCCAC ACATGTTTAATATCACTAATGTTCGAGGAAAAGTGGCAAAGTTCTGCATCTTCAAGACTGTTTACAGATTAGGAGAGGACATCATCGGCACATTTAACTTCTCAGAGGGGGACATTCCCTGCTTGCAG TATTCAGTGAGCCTCCAAAGTGAGGAAGAGATACAGCAGGAGTACCAGAGGCGTCCTGGCCAGGCTCTCAGTGTGACGGGACACGGTCGTCATCTGGAGTCTTGCCTGCACACGGCATCCAGCCACTTCTCCCTCCATGCTCCCCTTAACGTCACACCGGGTTTCAGCACAGATATAG TTACCCTGAGGTGGCGCCTGCACTTTGAATTCGTTACGGCGCGGGAGCCCGTTGAGCTGCCCACTGTGCTTCGGAACGAGTCAAAAGTGACGGTGTGGACCGGGGCGGAGCACGTGGAAGTAGATACCTTCAGCTGGGACCTGCCCATCAAGATCTTGCCCACCAACCCAGCCCTGGCATCCTACGAGTCGCAGTTCACAGGAAGCAACAGCATCAACATTTGA
- the msmp1 gene encoding prostate-associated microseminoprotein: MELVRFNFVLKAAGCLILLWASGSVAAPMECHFNSKALCVFEGRQYAPGETWMDTCTQCTCLQPMGVGCCATVQRPVDFPAWCEVRVEPVTCKVTLVLAADRRLPCLPGEDMRDPSHGSQNQLAE, translated from the exons ATGGAGCTTGTTCGATTTAACTTTGTGCTGAAAGCGGCCGGGTGTCTGATTCTCCTGTGGGCAAGTGGTTCTGTTGCAGCCCCCATGGAGTGTCACTTCAACTCGAAAG CGCTGTGTGTGTTTGAGGGGCGACAATACGCGCCGGGCGAAACGTGGATGGACACCTGCACGCAGTGCACCTGTCTGCAGCCAATGGGCGTCGGCTGCTGTGCCAC GGTACAACGGCCGGTGGACTTCCCCGCGTGGTGTGAGGTGCGAGTGGAGCCAGTCACCTGCAAAGTGACCCTTGTCCTTGCCGCTGACAGGCGCCTTCCTTGCCTGCCGGGCGAGGACATGAGGGACCCCAGTCATGGATCACAAAACCAGCTGGCGGAATAG